Proteins co-encoded in one Centroberyx gerrardi isolate f3 chromosome 18, fCenGer3.hap1.cur.20231027, whole genome shotgun sequence genomic window:
- the LOC139909849 gene encoding uncharacterized protein LOC139909849 yields MELALLKRKQSLFDGYEEEPPLYRKKFFASLNDLPDRYQDHRSNKDTGQETRTTHVGVKSTRGRPCTCEAGLNGEAKDPTGTKSFFNQLSSWADTQHSVNKVLDHLKLRQVIDDTFLRDSINKKFLEFHRDITEECGAEDKQHSWAVIEKREEVVMYGPYYPNYNNGEHSEDIIIKQTQELLEAESVSEGWAVFVFTLNSPCLARNTEPCMLNLVQKAQEWWSLYGVKTHIGYVKCWGFKGTKKSLFRDISYSQLDCIDQSQDHKSYVEAAQTNTEVNLNPLCENLYSAVKQLLRSGQANVKFPLITIMQGQEWKSCFKNMHSVLECKPEDKREILTQEINTMTEAAQVLLSEEHERFGEYLERGRTFALDYTFSSQVCDTVRAEMTLAFHQCWRDMVQDKYAEFIREKLTEDFNQCTVQLFIKDIARLTNEYVQIGRIQFKEGDSKVL; encoded by the exons ATGGAACTTGCCCT GCTGAAACGTAAACAGTCCCTGTTTGATGGATACGAAGAGGAGCCTCCGTTGTACAGAAAGAAATTTTTTGCAAGTTTGAATGATCTGCCAGACAGATACCAGGATCACAGGTCCAACAAAGACACAGGACAAGAGACAAGGACTACGCATGTCGGGGTGAA ATCGACCCGGGGTCGCCCATGCACATGTGAAGCTGGTTTGAATGGAGAGGCAAAGGATCCAACTGGCACAAAAAGCTTCTTTAACCAGCTGTCATCCTGGGCTGACACACAGCACTCTGTGAACAAAGTACTGGATCATCTCAAGCTCAGACAAGTCATCGATGACACTTTCCTCCGAGACTCGATCAACAAGAAGTTTCTGGAATTCCATCGTGACATCACGGAGGAATGTGGGGCCGAAGATAAACAACACTCATGGGCGGTTATTGAGAAACGGGAGGAGGTTGTCATGTACGGCCCCTACTATCCTAATTATAACAACGGGGAGCACAGTGAGGACATCATCATTAAACAAACACAGGAACtcctggaggcagagtctgtgtCAGAGGGTTGGGCTGTGTTCGTTTTCACCCTGAACAGCCCTTGTTTGGCTAGAAACACCGAACCCTGCATGCTCAACTTGGTTCAGAAAGCTCAGGAATGGTGGAGTCTGTATGGAGTGAAGACTCATATTGGCTATGTGAAATGCTGGGGCTTCAAAGGAACCAAAAAAAGTCTATTCCGGGATATCAGCTATAGCCAACTTGACTGTATAGATCAGAGCCAGGACCACAAAAGCTATGTAGAAGCGGCTCAGACAAACACTGAGGTTAATCTTAATCCATTATGTGAAAACCTGTATTCTGCTGTCAAACAGCTGTTGAGATCAGGGCAAGCGAATGTGAAATTCCCTTTGATAACCATCATGCAAGGGCAGGAGTGGAAGAGCTGCTTCAAAAATATGCACAGCGTTTTAGAATGCAAACCAGAAGACAAGAGAGAAATCTTGACGCAGGAGATAAACACCATGACTGAAGCTGCACAAGTCCTGCTTTCAGAGGAACATGAACGTTTTGGGGAATACTTAGAAAGAGGAAGGACATTCGCACTCGATTACACTTTCAGCTCACAAGTATGTGACACTGTCCGCGCTGAAATGACACTCGCGTTTCACCAGTGTTGGAGGGACATGGTACAGGACAAATATGCGGAATTTATCAGGGAAAAATTGACTGAAGACTTCAATCAATGCACCGTCCAGCTTTTTATCAAAGATATTGCAAGGTTGACAAACGAATACGTACAAATAGGAAGGATACAGTTTAAAGAAGGAGATTCAAAAGTTCTCTAA